From the Maniola jurtina chromosome Z, ilManJurt1.1, whole genome shotgun sequence genome, one window contains:
- the LOC123880273 gene encoding G-protein coupled receptor 52 isoform X2 yields MPARMLGSRGAGGGEVSVADSPLATFESLTQAAIIAVMGIAIVVSNLLIIASFLNFKGLSHEVINYYLLSLAVADLLCGLFVVPLSVYPAITGRWMFGDLMCRLAGYIEVTLWSVSVYTFMWISVDRYLAVRKPLRYETVQTRTRSQCWMVFTWISAAMLCCPPLLGYKKEANFDKETLICMLDWGTTYAYTATLAILVLGPSVISIVYNYFYIFSMKRKLHSGAPIHDKEYATALAENLSNPSHWMSFVLVTAFWLSWAPYAGVRFYEYFTGQELKIPMLHFGVVWLGILNSFWKIVILLSLSPQFRLALRILCLTACCRTKGRLQAELIGLDNDD; encoded by the exons ATGCCAGCCCGAATGCTCGGCTCGCGCGGCGCGGGTGGGGGTGAGGTGAGTGTGGCGGACAGCCCACTCGCCACCTTCGAGTCCCTGACACAGGCCGCGATCATCGCCGTCATGGGCATTGCCATCGTAGTCTCTAACCTCCTCATCATCGCGTCTTTTCTCAACTTCAAAG GCTTGTCCCACGAGGTGATCAACTACTACTTGCTGTCTCTGGCCGTGGCGGATTTGCTGTGCGGGCTGTTCGTCGTGCCCCTCTCCGTGTACCCCGCCATCACCGGCCGCTGGATGTTCGGAGATCTCATGTGCCGCCTGGCCGGCTACATAGAAGTGACTCTGTGGTCCGTCTCAGTATACACCTTCATGTGGATCTCGGTCGACCGGTACCTTGCCGTCCGGAAACCTCTCCGATATGAGACG GTTCAAACGCGAACGCGAAGCCAATGTTGGATGGTGTTCACCTGGATTTCCGCTGCTATGCTCTGTTGTCCTCCGTTACTCGGCTACAAAAAAGAAGCCAACTTCGACAAGGAAACGCTCATTTGCATGTTGGATTGGGGTACGACATACGCTTATACGGCGACATTAGCTATCCTAGTACTAGGACCGAGCGTTATTTCTATAGTGTACAACTACTTCTATATATTCTCGATGAAGAGAAAACTGCATAGCGGAGCACCGATCCACGATAAGGAGTACGCGACAGCGCTGGCCGAGAACCTATCCAACCCTAGCCATTGGATGAGCTTCGTGCTCGTCACCGCGTTTTGGCTAAGCTGGGCCCCGTACGCCGGAGTTCggttttatgaatattttactGGTCAGGAGTTAAAAATTCCTATGTTGCATTTCGGTGTTGTTTGGCTGGGTATATTAAATTCGTTCTGGAAAATTGTCATTCTTTTATCTCTAAGTCCTCAGTTTAGACTCGCACTCAGAATACTCTGCCTCACCGCCTGCTGTCGCACGAAAGGACGATTGCAAGCTGAGTTGATCGGATTGGACAATGACGATTAA
- the LOC123880273 gene encoding G-protein coupled receptor 52 isoform X1: MPARMLGSRGAGGGEVSVADSPLATFESLTQAAIIAVMGIAIVVSNLLIIASFLNFKGLSHEVINYYLLSLAVADLLCGLFVVPLSVYPAITGRWMFGDLMCRLAGYIEVTLWSVSVYTFMWISVDRYLAVRKPLRYETVSATVQTRTRSQCWMVFTWISAAMLCCPPLLGYKKEANFDKETLICMLDWGTTYAYTATLAILVLGPSVISIVYNYFYIFSMKRKLHSGAPIHDKEYATALAENLSNPSHWMSFVLVTAFWLSWAPYAGVRFYEYFTGQELKIPMLHFGVVWLGILNSFWKIVILLSLSPQFRLALRILCLTACCRTKGRLQAELIGLDNDD, translated from the exons ATGCCAGCCCGAATGCTCGGCTCGCGCGGCGCGGGTGGGGGTGAGGTGAGTGTGGCGGACAGCCCACTCGCCACCTTCGAGTCCCTGACACAGGCCGCGATCATCGCCGTCATGGGCATTGCCATCGTAGTCTCTAACCTCCTCATCATCGCGTCTTTTCTCAACTTCAAAG GCTTGTCCCACGAGGTGATCAACTACTACTTGCTGTCTCTGGCCGTGGCGGATTTGCTGTGCGGGCTGTTCGTCGTGCCCCTCTCCGTGTACCCCGCCATCACCGGCCGCTGGATGTTCGGAGATCTCATGTGCCGCCTGGCCGGCTACATAGAAGTGACTCTGTGGTCCGTCTCAGTATACACCTTCATGTGGATCTCGGTCGACCGGTACCTTGCCGTCCGGAAACCTCTCCGATATGAGACGGTCAGTGCGACG GTTCAAACGCGAACGCGAAGCCAATGTTGGATGGTGTTCACCTGGATTTCCGCTGCTATGCTCTGTTGTCCTCCGTTACTCGGCTACAAAAAAGAAGCCAACTTCGACAAGGAAACGCTCATTTGCATGTTGGATTGGGGTACGACATACGCTTATACGGCGACATTAGCTATCCTAGTACTAGGACCGAGCGTTATTTCTATAGTGTACAACTACTTCTATATATTCTCGATGAAGAGAAAACTGCATAGCGGAGCACCGATCCACGATAAGGAGTACGCGACAGCGCTGGCCGAGAACCTATCCAACCCTAGCCATTGGATGAGCTTCGTGCTCGTCACCGCGTTTTGGCTAAGCTGGGCCCCGTACGCCGGAGTTCggttttatgaatattttactGGTCAGGAGTTAAAAATTCCTATGTTGCATTTCGGTGTTGTTTGGCTGGGTATATTAAATTCGTTCTGGAAAATTGTCATTCTTTTATCTCTAAGTCCTCAGTTTAGACTCGCACTCAGAATACTCTGCCTCACCGCCTGCTGTCGCACGAAAGGACGATTGCAAGCTGAGTTGATCGGATTGGACAATGACGATTAA